The Pecten maximus chromosome 10, xPecMax1.1, whole genome shotgun sequence region aataaaagaaatgaataaaaCCTAAAAATCAACgcaatattaaaaaaagatagcagtattttattaaataagcacaaacaaacaaatattcaatTCATGTATTAATGCATTTAAAAACTGAGGAGTAGAAGAATGAGAAGAATCCaacaatgattaaaaaatacGTCCACACTGTAGGAAATACTCGTGTGTGAAATTAGTTTACGATGTATTATAATCTCCGTTTTTGTAGCACTACACGGCTTCCAtactttgaattttttatcGAGGCCGTCTTCCGTTATTTTAgcattaaaaattaaaaagggtaGCCTTAGCACATCTATATTCAAGACATTGTACACAATATGcaaaaatcaatgtaatttgTAAGACGTTAGTCTGAAATACAAGAAATATGCGCCCGGTGAAAGCAGACGTCGTCGTACGTAGAATGTAAACAAACCCGAACTCACTTCACTTTACGCTGTCCGACATTCCGAAATGGcataacattatcattcttGTATGAAAAGACCACAATTTTACATacaacatttcattttcaaactgGAATTATAACTTACTTGcgaatatatttgtatataatgatgtattCTGCTTCGTAACATCGCGGTGCCGGTGGGGCGAATCGTCTCAAATCTCACTACGGCGGCCCATACTCGCAAAACACCGTATTGACAATATTTGACTAATTCAATgccattatttttcattttccccAACTTAGATTTTTCTAGACTTTTGGTATGATTTAAAGGGTGTCGTATTCTATTTAAAACCAATAAAGTTAATTCTTTTGCAATTAGTTTGAGgtcaaatctttaaatgactggACTAATTTTATTCATTACAGCAAGCACGGACCAGATTGTTGATAATACgctttataaaacatttttgaagtATAGAAgtccgccatcttggatttacCATTTACTGATTTCATTTTGACATAATATTACAATCTGGATGGCATTGAGTCAGaatgtgttgcgacgttggtaactacggcagtcGTGGTAGCTAAGATAATGTACGAGGGCTGATcgataagttgtgagccttatattgaaggatttgaattttgccggacatattgtattatttttcaacataatcccttcagtatctatacacttttgccagtggtgtttaatggacctcaatgccacttttatagaactccttttcttggctgttcagaaagtcatccactgcatgttagtgttagggtgcctgaaatagctgttttcagttttggaaatagatgaaagtctgatggtgCGAGTGAGTTGAATAAGGCGGTTGCTCAATCattttaaagccacaatcgtgaatggcagccatggcaatgacagactctttcaccctaaccctaaccctaacatattttgtccattttgcaaaagccgcttgtcttgtttactttagagtgctacctcgtcaatataaactaaccaattgagaccagtccttgggtacacgaccCTATATAGTcggagaatagtaggacttaaaaagaacatccttgagtacctccttcaatacgaggctcacatcATCCCTCGTAATTGCAGTGAATCTACGTTAAGACATAAGTATTGTTAACAAgtttaaaagaaacaactcaatatctctgtttaatacattttaagctttcgatttattgacattttcaaaatccaaaatttCCGTCTCGGTTTaaactatggttgtcaagcacagcgggtattgacacagatttagtagtaACGTGGTCGAATGTTCGATACGAACTGTatgcttcagccatttgttgttagcttacctcgtggagaagttaaatattcaCTCATTTCCGTAAtcttcagtttagtttttgacaaaattctCACTTTGAATTGGCCTTTTTGTACAGAGATCATCGGATAACAGGAGGAAACGCTTAAACTACGTTGTTCAGTCCTTTGAAAATTGGCTCCGTCTAATTGACGTTCCGTTAatgtcacaaagagacgacgtcatgattatgttactgattcccgcgcttattaatccgctgagccttttttcactgcTCTTACGCTGCTTTTTAACGCAGTCAGAATTGACTTAGCCGAAGAAGAaagagatgtaaatataagatatgttactgATTCAGAACGGGACGGGACGCGACAGACGAACGGACGGATATGGGTAACACTAACCTCCTAATCTTTATCCattaataattacatgtactacagCATATTTCATTTATCGAAAGCAGAGTCCATGGATTTCAATTATGATGTAACTTATTAACAACAGTCTGATATTAACACGATTCATATTATCAGACCATCCGTCGACTGTTTTCTATATGTTGCTGTATGCATAGTTTCAAAATCGTCGTCTTTATAatgtttcgtttgttttttcattCGATGAACGATGAATGCAATGACTAAAGCTCCAATGACGATGACAGCTATTCCTACGGTTATAGATACAGCGAACGACGCCGTATGTATGACGCCCTCGTTTTGAAAGACGGGCTTTTTGACACCagattttgacatatttttgtaCGCATGCGTATCaaacattgttttgttataatccTGTTTTGTTATATCCTCCTTCGAGATAACTTCCCCGACAGTTGTGAGGATTAGTGTGGCTCCGATTTCGGATAAATCAGTTGTTGATTGATCGTAGGAAGACATCGATATCTCATCGAAATACTCCGTCACAGAAACTGATGACGAAAGAGGTGTTGATACGTCATTGACGTCACGTCCGGTATTTACATCAGGTGCGGTGTTTGATGACGTGTACATTGCAGTTGAAGACGAAATCATGGTGCTTAATGGTACAGGAGGTGTAGATTGCGGATATGCACTTGTTACGTCACGTCCGGTTATTTTTGTTGCCTGTCCAGGAGCTGACATTTCTGTTGTCATGTGGTATGCGCTGGTTTCCTTTAGTCCGGTTTCTAATGTTGTTTGTCTTGAAGCAAATAATTCTGTTGTCTCACCAACTGTAGCTAGCTCTGTTGTTTCCATTTCCGTTGTCTGTGACGTCATTTCCGTGGACGATTGCTTCATGGTTGTAACCACAcctttgaaattaaaacaaaaataaagactTCAAAACATGGCTTATAATAATCCGTTGTATGTGCAGAATCATGTTCACAAACCATTAAGGGTTTATCAAGTAGATCTGTTTAGATTTTTCTCTAACAATCCAATTGAATTACTTCTTAAAAATAGTTTTGACACGTACATTGCAAATATCGCTTTATATGTAAGTTCAGGTTTGATCAAACGTTTTCAAATCGCAAGTTGAGTTATCAATATCCTTTAACGGGAGTGTGAATTATAGCATCCAACTGTTTACTGCTACAAATTGTAGATTATAGATAATGTTCACCCTGCCgaaatgacagaaatatcatGTGGTAGGTATTCTCGTCACAAGTTATATTATGAAGGTCACAACAGATTCTGAATTGTCACCAAATGGGAGGAAGTTTCCGTTGTAAAATGTTTCCCACTTAATTGAACGATTACAAGTGATCAAACCGAAATTGGAAATGCATTATAATAACGAAAAAAATACCGATATTGTTAGTGCCCATGCGCTGCACATGGTAACCAGACACCTATTGTTAGGGTCGATGTGGACTCTAACAATGTTGCCTGATTTTGATAGTGTTACAGTATCAAGTTGGGACATTTCTTTTGAGAAAGATGCTGAATACCAGAAGGATATCATAGTGCGCAGTTTTTGAGCTTTACAAAATGTCCCTATCAACGCACTGATTTCTATGTACTCATGGTGGATTATTCCCCACAGGGTCTTGAAACGAATTCCCAACCCATGATccatagatatacaatatatatgtatggtactattatacatatagatatatggaCCGTGGGGTGGTAATTCGTGTCAACTCCCTATGGTATTTATAGATTATCAGTTGTCGTAAAAACATTTTTCTCATCGTGAGCTCGTTGATTAGATATAGGGCCACCGCAGTTGGCGAAGAGATCTCATTCACGAGCCCACGGTGAGAAAATTGTTCCCACGACAACCACTGAAAAAAATGGTTTTGATtgtctttttattatttatagGCTACtcataaattatttttgaacGAAGTCAATTTTAGATTGCAGACAATGACATTGTCGACTTACACAAGTGTCAACAGCAACCAAGCACCTGTTGATGTGTCTATCGTCTTTCAATGTCAAGGCGACATTCCAATGTCGGCGGAGTAATATGTATAGCGTTCaatgaatttgataaaacaaaacaaacaaaatataggCCTACATAATGTCAATGTACTCAAGATCTGCATATTTATGACTGAAATTATACTTCTGTTTCCAAATAATTCGctttcaattaaaaaattaaagaaatctGAACGGACTATTTTTGGGCGGAGTACTAAAACTCAGTGTGTTTTACGGCTCATTGCTGATAAGATGGTCAGCtggtaattaaaaaatatttacggtactattttatttatctatacgTCTGTTAATTCTCTCAAACTCTAATCTAGTCAATATCTGTCACTACCAATCACACGAGTTCGTCGTTTCTGCGGCAGAAACGTCACATTTTCCCACCAGAATTTTTTCTCAGGTTCTTCTCAAGTTGTTCTTAAGTCGTTCTCAAgatgttctttttttattagaGGAAATAATTTAGCTCTCATGTATTCAGTAGCTGGTATATTGTAGTATATAAATGATAATCCCCTTTTACGAGTGTTCCCTCACATCATAAAGATTATACATCAAAGTCAAGTGATACACACAGATCTGTTTGTATCTTATTGTTGAGTGATTTCGAAAAAAAACTGagaaaaagtgttgtttttttttaccttggCAATCGTACAGACTGATGTCATCAACAGCAATGTCACTGATGTAGCTCTGCTGTCGTGTCGCCGCCATCACAATCTACAACAAACGAcggttatatatcaaatatatattgacGTCATTGATATTGGTAAGCTATCCTGTCGCCGCTGTCATAGTGTACAAAAAACGACGATAATGTTCAGTGACGTTAATGATATAGCTATGCTGTCGTGTCGCCGCCGTCACAGTGTCCAACAAACGACGgtaaatatcaaatgtatagTGACGTCAGTGATGTAGGCCAACAGTCGCGTATAAACAACACACAGTGACGTCAGTGATGTAGGCCAACAGTCGCGTATAAACAACACAGTGAtgtcaattcaattcaattcaattttattcCAGGGGCCTTACAGCCCAAAGGTTTACATAGTTAATTGACATTAATGAACATGttgtaataaacataatttcaCATTTGGAGAGTGATCGATTGCGAcgtaaacacaattttaaatatatgttcttattaattatataagtattctTTGAGTCAAAGTATTACACAAATAATGTGAAAGACACCGATATGTATACTTTGCATATAGATAGATATTTATGTGTACTGTCTGCAGTACTTGTTGTTCCGACTGGAATAAACATTACATCAATACATctcaatagaaatgaaatataatatttgaaacGAACACAACAAGTATTTACTTATAATGCTTCTGACCTTCGTTTATatgcaaaatgaataaattttccAAGATTACTTAACTCTTTGACATTTTTCACACTCATGAGTTGAATAAGTTTAAAAATGCTAGGTCTACGATAATAGtatggtttcaaatatttagTACGTAAGTCTAtgtaaaaagaacattttaaaataaaatgtcactgaTGTAGTCCAGCTGTTGTTTTGTCGTCATCATAATCTACTGTGAATCAATTGTCgttttcaataataaaaaaaaaaaatgacgttacatgtTGTGACTTATATCTATCTCTTGCTCTGATTGGCCTCCACATACCCTGAAAGGCGTGTCTGTCTTGTAGATAAACACTTCTCCCTCCTTCCAGTCTGGACCCTGATTTTCCTTGACAGTGAACAGAACATCGTCCGTAGCGGTCTGATCACCATTCAACAGTCGCAGACTGATCGCCAATGAACCCACAACTGATGACGTTTTATAAATGAGAAGGCTTTATTATGCTACataatacattaaatatatgatatcaaCACAtctacaatatctatatatacactggtacaatgttattgtgatatatgacattttgataaacacacttattgattgattgatattgattgattgattgattgatttccATAATGTACCATCCGACTTGAGATGATGAAgtaaatattaaaaagaaacaaagcgaacaaaacaccaaacaaacaaacaaaaaaatccgTCAACAATGTTTTGATTCAAGTTGACAATGCAAATTAAAAACTTCCAAAtgagatttttttaaaaacatacacATACGAAGTTTCAGCATTCTTAAATCGTTTCTGAGATCGTATGATCGTATGAGTAAGTTCCGAGGAACCTGGAGGATAGCTATGACATAGTGTCAGAATCAACTACTGTATTACGATCTCAGCAAATATGATAATTTCTCGGGCTTGTTATGGAGGTCGGATCCGGGTATGCGTCTCCAAGCAAAACACAAACTAAAATGTCGGCACTTCCTTAGATACGATGAATGGAACATACCTGTTATCACAAGGGAATATGTCAGAAACAATTTTTGAAATCTGAAACTTCGtctatatattttcaaaaatcttaatTTGAAGCTGTTTAGCTTGCGTGTGACCTAACATACTGACGTAGACAATTATACATGTGATACCACTCGGGTTACGGTGATATTGAGAGAAATCATTAGTATGTTTAGCGCCCACTCACGGTTTTCACCCCCTGGACCTTTCATGTGGTACCAGAACCGGAAACATCTCCCACTTTTGGACGGTGGGTAGACTGGTGAGAGGAGACGGGCGACATGTCCGAGTGACCGGGGGACGGAGCTCTCCATGTAGATATAATGacctacaatatacatttatatagctCTGGAATCATGCCGAGATTGATGCTTATAAATTTCGGATGTTGGACAGATTTCCGACATAAGCGTTATGAGATGTGGATATATACGTATGActtattaaaatgaattcaaTCACATGCAAGATTGATAAAGGTCAAAGTTCTCCTTATAATCGACCGAAATTCTGCTAATGTATTTCTTGTATTACTAGAATAACTGGAGTTGCGGTCATTTGAAGGTCATGGGCTTGTTAGATAGGATAAAGATTCCCTCATGGATAAAGGTCTTTCGTTACTTCTCAGATGACATGGAGACCCGCGACGCTTAATGAATTTTTCATAGTACATATtctttatataataaatcaatTGCCTCATATATTTAGTTCATAGTTAAATACATTTGTCAATCTATGACTATATCAGGTAAACTTATTTATAGAGAAGGGAACTGTACCACCCACCGATGACATCAtattggaccaatcagaaagcttCTTTCAAATTTACATATGAAGAGAAAAGGAGATGGTTGGAAACACCGGAACTCTATAATACTATTTCTTAATTCCACCTTAATTCCAAACTTCTTTGTTTTCTAATTTGAAAGTAATACCGTCGAGTCTAGTTGGTCCAAGCGTGTGATCGAAGTCCGGACCTGTCCTTCCCGTGGTGGTTTGGCCGCTATGCCGAGACCAATCAAAATCGTCCGTCTGGTCTTGTTCCCAGCCACACCATTCCCCATCCTCAAAGTCACATTTTTCAATATCTCCCGGATCTGTAGAAGTACAATTCAGCAACCAAATTTATTCATCGACATATTGCAAAATAGTTTAAAAGGCACAAACCAGTTTAAGACGGATAACATTTGATTATAAATAGTAAAAAAGAGATAAGCTAATTTATATCGATTACTGTAACTGCCAGTCcttgtaaatataattaacaaGAACTCTCCTTAACCAAAGGTCACCTCTCGTTCAACTCTCGTTAAGCCATCCCATTTGATTAGATATGTGTTGAACATCTACcattgtaattgatatttacTACGAAATGAGTAACATTGTACTTTATAATGCCAACGCTATTTCGAGAAAAGGAAGTATGCATGCATGTCGTAATATTTTGGTTAAAGAAAAATCTACCACCTACATATGTGCAGTAAAAgaatacactgtacatttttattttatcgaTTTGAATACAATTGTAAAAATAACCTACTTTGACATTCCGGTGCTGGTGAACTCCAAACTTTGCCATCACAATATGCCGTCGCCTTGCCGACAAGTACAAATGTGTCCAAACAGGTAAATATCACCACAGCCTCGTTATGGGAAAAATCCATATCTCTTCTAGGATTGGTTGGTACACTTGGACATCCGGGCGCTAATTTTGAGATAAATAGTGGCATTACAGCTGGCGACGTTGTACCTGTGTGTGCTTGTAAGTTGACAAGAATGCTTACATGTCAAAAAGTAAGAAATCCCACGAATTCTACAATTAACATTAAGTTTCAAGACATAACAACTTATAAGTATGGTTGTCATGGTGACGGAGATTTTCGGCATGGTTACATTTGATGATTTGGTTGTCATGGTGACCGTTACTTACCGACACAGATTGGGGGCGGGCTATTCCATTTACTGCCTTCACATTCGGAAATCCTTGATCCGTATCTGCTGTAGCCGCTTACACAGAAAAACGCTATTCTGTTTCCTGGCTTTTTCCTCAGGTAACCATTCTTTATTCTCGGGTAAAGACACCGACTATTCACACCTAAAAAGTATAcacaaaatgtatgatatagctTTTCAATGCGCTATATCAGATCTCGTCAGTGaatcatttttaaagacttaCATGTATCGTACGGATATCGCTTTTCATACCCAAATTTTATATCGACTAGTACGTTCACATTGCTTTATGTTCAAATACTGAAGGGGTTGTTATAATCTGCTTTTATTATTTCTGCATTTAGTACTTAATCTAAAAGTTGATGTGATTCATGATGGAATTACATGCACAAGCCAAGCGTTTAACGGTTTATGTAGAAGCATGTTGtaaaattgaacatgtattGTTCTGCTCGAACTGAAAATAAACGCTACGCTGTGGAAATGTTAAGTTAATATCTTAATGTTATACACAACAGGCCTATCATATTATGGGTGTCGAGTGGGAAATATATCAAAGGTTTCCTGTAATTTTGACAAAAAGGGTAAAGACGAATGAACGAATGCAAACAAAGTGTCTCAGTAATACTGGAAACGTGTGTCCACGGACAAACACTTTTATAAGTGTTCATGGAGAAAATCCTTTAAATGGGAGACAATAGACAAACTCTTTGTAACGGGTGACCATTGACAGACAGTTTGTAACAGGCGTCCATACAGGCACCGTTTAAAGTGTGTCCATGGCGACCCTGATCATACAGAGAAAAAACCTCTTTGTAGCATATGTCTGATGGCAGACACTTTGTAAGTTGTCTCCATAAAGCAAATAAAGATTGTTTTAACatctatttatatacaatacaataccaaACACTTTCTCAACATGCTAAATAGTGTAGGTGAACATGGGGGAAATATTTAACATTGGTTAATCAAATAAGAAcattctaaatattttttctttgatacctgcaaagaaaaaaaaggataaaattcACTTACCAGAAACATTGAACGCGATTTGGAACAGGCCTAACACGAGCAGAGACGCTTTCATACCTGTAGCTCAGtgtaaatacaaacaatacGATCCAGGCTTCATTTCGGAGTTAATTATTCACATCactaatatttgtataatacgTGACAAGGActtaaaaatagaaaacaacattCCTTTGTCGGTTGATTACTATAAGAGGTTCATAACTGTATGTTCTCGGTAAAACCACATAAATACTACAAAAGTGAGTGCAAACGTAtaaatacacactgttaacaTGAAATGCGCACAActgtgacctttaacctttttGATAGGTGTACTTACGAGCAATTTTAAGTTCAACTACacaataaaataagataaaaatgtAGTGTGCTAGTCTCAATGACTCTATTATGCGACATTTTGTCAGATTGAGGAGCCGACTTAAATGTCACGTGACGCACATAAGTAGTTTCGTATGTTTGTAAATGGTTACTTCCGGTTCGCAACATTCCTACACATCTACACCGctgacagaatatatacagattGAGGTCAGGGAACAAAATTCTCCACGCCTTCTGTGAATCCACCGGAAGTATATACAATTTGAAGAGTATGATCATTGATATGGGCGAGGCTTGGTCGTGTGTTGGAACGAAACAAAGGTAATGTCGTGTAAATTGTACTCAGTGTATGTAGGAGGGATAGCAATGCTCTTAATCCgcatatatatgcatatatatctgCAATATGTCCTGTTTCAAGCAAATTGTACACTTAcgtgttttgtatattattttttctaacATCTGTGAGTTCATATGTCCCTGAACAACAAGAAGAGATGCTGCATGTAACCGAGTGAAAGAACCTGGCATGCCGTCATTTAGTAAATGATATATACGCGCGTTAAGACTCCAATGTAAATGTCAACGTATTGTAGAAgtgtaacattatatatggtGCAAGTATTTTTTTCTGGGTTTGTCGCCCCTTGAACTGCCATTTTAAGTCGgcgtctccttgtagtagttgctgactacctcactaaacaacatacgAGAAACTCGTCGCATGCCatcagagcaattagggtaaaataTCTTGCCCAAGCACACAACCACGACAGGACCGAccggtccgtttctcagcttcccgaaaACCGCAAACCAACATGGGTAGGGAGCGCCGTACTACACTCCTCGGATCTTCATCTGAGATAACGTGGCCGGCGCTAGCTCTAACCGAGCGAGCTATCATGGCCTCTTGGTAAAGTAGACACATACTCTTATAATGTATAATCGGGAGAATTAAATCCAAATAATATATCTAAAActgaaattatatttcatagcagaaataaatgtattataatttagCGGTAATGATTTAATGTGCTAACGCAAGCACTCCAATAAACACGTGACAATAGCGATCGatcatgttttaaaaaataaagctAAATACTATCAATTTACATCAACTGAGCATGATAGGTCTTTATGTAAGAGGAAAGCGGAGAAAAGTCACGTGGTCGGGCAGATGACCCCATACAACTTTACATCCGATTATGGAATCTGAGTTAAATAGAACGCCGAGTTCATCTGCAATGTTTTGaaagtttgatatatatgttaataaataTCTTATGTGAtcaagaaagaaaaataaaggCGATAAATTCAATGGATTAAACAGGGCTGTATTTTTTTTCGCAGAaagtatagaataaataaaagaGTCAGTGtgaatttgatttttattgtaTCTCTTTTCAAGATTTTATTCCATACATCTGAATATACCGGAAACAGAACCcattgaaaaaataacaataacgaCAGTTCATCTATAGAGCATATGCTTGTAGATTACGAAAATACTTATGAAAATTCCTATGAAGCAAAAGTGTGCGATGCTTGTTGATCATGGTTCCATTTTCGCCCTGCGGTTTAATCATGGTCCCAAGCCCAAGGTCTTTGTATAAAGCTATCGTTGTTTGGCAGTGTGTCCCCTTTTTGTGGTAAAGTGACAACAGTTAAGTCAATGACTTAAAAAATGAAGAGAAAATACCGATATTAT contains the following coding sequences:
- the LOC117336306 gene encoding MAM and LDL-receptor class A domain-containing protein 2-like, whose protein sequence is MKASLLVLGLFQIAFNVSGVNSRCLYPRIKNGYLRKKPGNRIAFFCVSGYSRYGSRISECEGSKWNSPPPICVAPGCPSVPTNPRRDMDFSHNEAVVIFTCLDTFVLVGKATAYCDGKVWSSPAPECQNPGDIEKCDFEDGEWCGWEQDQTDDFDWSRHSGQTTTGRTGPDFDHTLGPTRLDGHYIYMESSVPRSLGHVARLLSPVYPPSKSGRCFRFWYHMKGPGGENLVGSLAISLRLLNGDQTATDDVLFTVKENQGPDWKEGEVFIYKTDTPFRIVMAATRQQSYISDIAVDDISLYDCQGVVTTMKQSSTEMTSQTTEMETTELATVGETTELFASRQTTLETGLKETSAYHMTTEMSAPGQATKITGRDVTSAYPQSTPPVPLSTMISSSTAMYTSSNTAPDVNTGRDVNDVSTPLSSSVSVTEYFDEISMSSYDQSTTDLSEIGATLILTTVGEVISKEDITKQDYNKTMFDTHAYKNMSKSGVKKPVFQNEGVIHTASFAVSITVGIAVIVIGALVIAFIVHRMKKQTKHYKDDDFETMHTATYRKQSTDGLII